A genomic region of Eucalyptus grandis isolate ANBG69807.140 chromosome 5, ASM1654582v1, whole genome shotgun sequence contains the following coding sequences:
- the LOC104445774 gene encoding laccase-14, producing MGTFLGFAVTATLLFCMAQGEVLFYDFVVNETPIEMLCETNRSVLIVNGLFPGPEIRAHKGDTIYVNVTNLGPYGITIHWHGVRQIRYPWSDGPEYVTQCPIPTNSSFLQKIKLTEEEGTLWWHAHSDWSRATIHGPIIILPVNDTNYPYKFDEQHTIVISEWYARDTKDIIDEALESGGDPDLSVAYTINGQPGDSYSCSNGSAYNITVVQGKTYLLRIIHSGLNEEMFFGIAEHNLTVVGMDGAYLKPLNIEYLMITPGQTMDVLVTANQILGRYYMVFSPFVDTSAPSNENVTRGIFQYNGTYNHSETPVLPELPGFTNKSDAGNFTIQLRSLNSEEHPSTVPTNITRNITITVSVNQQPCPANQTCTGPDGSMHSASLNNISFLAPSISILQAYYNNLLGVYNETFPDEPSFVFDYTGNVSALGEAAIVGNEVLMINYNEEVEIRFQGTNLGAAENHPMHLHGYSFYVVGMGDGNFSDSYVSDYNLVDPPYVNTVGLPKNGWTSIRFKADNPGVWFMHCHLERHASWGMNTVFIVGDGKEKHQKVYPPPSYMPPCTVS from the exons aTGGGAACATTTCTAGGGTTCGCGGTCACTGCGACCCTGCTCTTCTGCATGGCTCAAGGCGAAGTCCTCTTCTATGATTTTGTG GTAAATGAGACACCGATTGAGATGCTATGTGAGACAAATCGGAGTGTACTAATCGTGAACGGTCTATTTCCTGGGCCGGAGATCCGTGCTCACAAGGGCGACACTATTTACGTTAATGTCACCAACTTAGGACCTTATGGAATCACTATTCACTG GCATGGAGTGAGGCAAATACGGTATCCTTGGTCCGATGGCCCAGAATATGTCACGCAATGCCCCATCCCTACgaactcaagctttcttcaGAAAATCAAACTCACCGAGGAAGAGGGCACGCTATGGTGGCATGCCCACAGCGATTGGTCACGTGCCACAATACATGGTCCTATAATCATTTTGCCAGTCAACGACACCAACTACCCTTATAAGTTTGACGAGCAACACACAATAGTGATTT CTGAATGGTATGCAAGAGATACGAAGGACATAATCGATGAGGCTCTTGAATCTGGAGGTGATCCAGACTTGTCCGTGGCCTATACCATCAATGGTCAACCGGGAGATAGTTATTCATGCTCTAATG GTTCGGCGTACAATATAACGGTTGTGCAAGGAAAAACATATCTCCTCCGGATTATCCACTCTGGGTTGAATGAAGAGATGTTCTTCGGCATAGCTGAGCACAATCTCACTGTGGTTGGAATGGATGGAGCTTATTTAAAGCCACTTAATATTGAGTACCTCATGATAACTCCTGGTCAAACGATGGATGTTTTGGTCACTGCAAACCAAATCCTCGGTCGTTACTATATGGTTTTTAGTCCGTTCGTGGACACAAGTGCCCCATCCAACGAAAATGTCACAAGAGGAATATTCCAATACAACGGCACTTATAACCACTCAGAGACTCCTGTGTTACCTGAACTTCCGGGTTTTACCAATAAGAGTGACGCCGGAAACTTTACTATTCAGTTGAGGAGTTTGAATAGCGAAGAACATCCATCCACGGTTCCAACCAACATCACAAGAAACATTACGATCACAGTGTCCGTGAATCAGCAGCCTTGTCCTGCTAATCAAACATGTACCGGTCCAGACGGGTCTATGCATTCGGCAAGCTTGAACAACATAAGTTTTTTGGCTCCCTCGATTAGCATTCTCCAAGCATACTACAA CAATCTTCTAGGAGTCTACAACGAAACTTTTCCGGATGAACCATCTTTCGTGTTTGACTACACTGGGAATGTATCGGCCTTAGGGGAAGCTGCCATTGTGGGTAATGAAGTGTTAATGATTAACTATAATGAGGAGGTCGAAATAAGATTCCAAGGGACCAATTTGGGAGCAGCAGAGAATCACCCAATGCATTTACACGGCTATAGCTTTTATGTCGTTGGGATGGGCGATGGAAATTTCAGCGACTCCTATGTATCGGATTATAATCTAGTGGATCCGCCCTATGTTAACACCGTCGGACTCCCCAAAAACGGGTGGACATCGATAAGATTCAAAGCTGATAATCCAG GAGTGTGGTTCATGCACTGTCATTTAGAACGCCATGCAAGCTGGGGAATGAACACAGTCTTCATCGTCGGAGACGGCAAGGAAAAGCATCAAAAGGTGTATCCGCCTCCCAGTTACATGCCTCCTTGTACCGTGTCTTAA